Proteins from one Sphingobacteriaceae bacterium genomic window:
- a CDS encoding glycosyltransferase family 2 protein, which translates to MIKISVVIPTFNRREHLKQLLIQLNEISGQNYCLEIIVVVDGSTDGTLELLKKEFDFVHIVEGDGNWWYTKSMNEGFNYSKRFNSKYTLLLNDDVILGLNYIENIVKAAESKNDSIVSSICFSHETPHLLFDAGVKEIKWWRFKFIKYLKQLGTANPKDYTGLYPTLAITGRGTLIPTNLLFTLNLYDEGFKQYGSDIELGFRASANSIKMFVSWDAQIFSIVNTTGKGASFIKSSFFDFIKSQFNPYSMNYLPDSFRIAWRYGIKLLFPLTCSIILLGNLKAYCFNKKY; encoded by the coding sequence GTGATAAAAATTTCAGTCGTTATACCAACTTTTAATCGAAGAGAACACTTAAAACAACTTTTAATTCAACTTAATGAAATTTCCGGTCAAAATTATTGTTTAGAAATTATCGTTGTAGTTGACGGTTCTACTGATGGGACTCTTGAACTGCTTAAAAAAGAATTTGATTTTGTCCATATTGTTGAAGGTGATGGAAATTGGTGGTATACTAAAAGTATGAATGAGGGATTTAATTATTCTAAACGGTTTAACTCAAAGTACACACTATTATTAAATGATGATGTTATACTCGGTTTAAACTATATTGAAAATATTGTGAAAGCAGCTGAATCAAAAAATGATTCCATCGTCTCTTCCATCTGCTTCTCTCACGAAACTCCCCATTTGTTATTTGATGCCGGAGTGAAAGAAATAAAGTGGTGGCGATTTAAATTCATTAAGTATCTAAAGCAATTAGGCACGGCTAATCCAAAAGATTATACAGGACTTTATCCAACCTTGGCCATTACCGGAAGAGGGACATTAATTCCTACAAATTTACTTTTCACTCTTAATTTATATGATGAAGGCTTTAAACAATATGGCTCTGATATTGAATTAGGATTTAGGGCAAGTGCAAATAGCATAAAAATGTTTGTGAGTTGGGACGCACAAATATTCAGCATAGTAAATACCACCGGAAAAGGAGCTTCATTTATCAAATCATCATTTTTTGATTTTATTAAAAGTCAATTTAATCCATACAGCATGAATTATTTACCAGATTCATTTCGGATAGCCTGGCGTTATGGTATAAAATTACTTTTCCCTTTAACCTGCAGTATTATTTTGCTTGGAAATTTAAAGGCTTACTGCTTTAATAAAAAGTATTAA
- the asnB gene encoding asparagine synthase (glutamine-hydrolyzing): MCGLSGFIVCDNSTISLDELQIMNRTMINRGPDAEGYYYMNGKLGLASRRLKIKDLSDGANMPLSNEDNSVQVVFNGAIYNFNELRQILIRDGHHFKTSGDTEVIVHSYEKWGIDCFSKFNGMFAIAIWDSKLEKIILARDRVGIKPLYYYYNNGNMAFASELKPLLKFPLFRKEINVESVYTYISLHNIPAPKTIFTNTFKLEPGTILEYHKGAFKISSYWDLLNVNIQNKQLKSTHEYLDEIDNLLTESVRQMLIADVPVGTFLSGGIDSSLIVSIMSKISPTKVNSFTIGFDDKKVNEAAHAKSIAEHLGLNHHTLYLEQKDISDTISTVAEHYDEPFGDLSLLPTLLLAKFAKKDITVALSGDGADEFFAGYPRFIKIGKMYSKEKWLSLNSISLLSKMSARFLTGKYKKMAQVFESKVLEKSYTYMMGHISEFDLRKISIDKLLGYASEVSKYKQNKMDSLDYTYYLLSKLYLPETVLNKTDRATMASSLEARVPFLDHRLIEYAGTIPVNEKIKNGQNKFLLRQLLNRYIPKYLTDRPKKGFDVPMDWNQKDLKELALHYFSKEKIDKEGYFDSKEIKKLLDEHWSGKMNHGHRLWVLLSFELWNEKYN; encoded by the coding sequence ATGTGTGGACTAAGCGGGTTTATTGTTTGTGATAATTCAACTATTTCTTTAGATGAATTGCAAATCATGAATAGAACAATGATTAACAGAGGCCCGGACGCGGAAGGTTACTATTATATGAATGGCAAACTTGGTTTGGCATCGAGAAGACTAAAAATTAAAGACCTTAGCGATGGAGCCAATATGCCATTATCCAATGAAGATAATTCTGTTCAAGTAGTTTTTAATGGGGCAATTTATAACTTCAATGAGTTACGGCAAATATTAATACGAGATGGACATCACTTTAAAACAAGCGGTGACACAGAAGTTATTGTTCATTCATATGAAAAGTGGGGTATTGATTGTTTTAGCAAATTTAATGGGATGTTTGCCATAGCAATTTGGGACAGTAAATTAGAAAAAATTATTTTAGCCCGAGATCGAGTTGGAATTAAACCCCTCTATTATTATTACAACAATGGTAATATGGCTTTTGCTTCTGAATTAAAACCCTTGTTAAAATTTCCACTATTTAGAAAAGAAATTAATGTGGAATCGGTTTACACTTACATTTCACTTCACAATATACCTGCCCCTAAAACAATCTTTACTAATACCTTTAAATTAGAACCCGGAACTATTTTAGAATACCACAAAGGGGCATTCAAAATAAGCAGCTATTGGGATTTACTAAATGTTAATATTCAAAACAAACAATTAAAGTCAACCCATGAATATTTAGATGAAATTGATAATTTATTAACTGAATCCGTACGGCAAATGCTAATTGCTGACGTTCCCGTTGGAACATTTCTTAGCGGAGGCATTGATTCTTCTCTTATTGTGTCTATTATGTCCAAAATTTCACCAACTAAGGTAAATTCTTTTACCATTGGGTTTGACGATAAAAAGGTGAACGAAGCGGCACATGCCAAAAGTATAGCTGAACATTTAGGTTTGAATCATCACACGCTTTATCTTGAACAAAAAGATATTAGTGATACCATCTCTACGGTTGCTGAACATTATGATGAACCATTTGGGGACCTCTCACTTTTACCTACATTGTTACTTGCGAAATTCGCTAAAAAAGATATTACGGTAGCGCTTTCCGGCGATGGTGCAGATGAATTTTTTGCCGGGTATCCCCGCTTTATTAAAATTGGGAAAATGTACAGTAAGGAAAAGTGGTTAAGTTTAAATTCAATCTCATTACTATCTAAAATGTCTGCGCGATTCTTGACCGGCAAGTACAAAAAGATGGCCCAGGTGTTCGAATCCAAAGTTCTGGAAAAATCTTATACCTATATGATGGGGCATATTTCGGAGTTTGATTTAAGAAAAATAAGTATTGACAAACTACTTGGTTATGCGAGTGAAGTATCTAAATACAAACAAAATAAAATGGATTCGCTTGATTATACCTATTATCTTCTATCCAAACTTTATTTACCCGAAACTGTACTTAATAAAACAGACCGAGCAACCATGGCTAGTTCTCTCGAAGCAAGGGTTCCCTTTTTAGATCATCGATTAATTGAATATGCAGGAACAATACCCGTTAATGAAAAAATAAAAAATGGTCAGAATAAATTCTTATTAAGACAATTACTCAATAGATATATCCCAAAGTATTTAACCGACCGACCCAAAAAAGGATTTGATGTACCAATGGACTGGAATCAAAAAGATTTAAAAGAACTTGCCTTACACTATTTTTCCAAAGAAAAGATTGATAAAGAAGGATATTTCGATTCAAAAGAAATTAAAAAATTGTTAGATGAACATTGGTCCGGCAAAATGAATCATGGTCATAGATTATGGGTCTTACTAAGTTTTGAACTTTGGAATGAAAAATATAATTAA
- a CDS encoding glycosyltransferase family 2 protein, whose product MKKIVVLIPTYNRKEQLIQLLKQLLVKGYYGQYTFEIVVVVDGSQDGTLETLEKEFKQIHVVKGNGNWWYTKSMNEGFKYADKLNPHFVLTLNDDIKLESDYLQKMIKAIHQSPSNSIIGSVSLTENNPHKLLFSGIKKIKWWRMKLVRYHELFEQIDIKQQAGIYKSIALPGRGTLIPFSIIKELKMFDAQFLQYHSDYDFCLRARKKGYCTVISWEAINYSYAAQTSASTSYLKSSLNSFIKSFFQRNSRIFILDHIRFISRHGNKILIPITFLIFILASFKAHFFNKKLNEI is encoded by the coding sequence GTGAAAAAAATTGTAGTACTAATACCAACTTATAATAGAAAAGAACAGTTGATTCAGCTTTTGAAACAACTATTGGTAAAAGGATACTATGGTCAATATACTTTTGAGATTGTGGTGGTAGTTGACGGTTCACAAGACGGAACTTTGGAAACTTTAGAAAAAGAATTTAAACAAATACACGTTGTTAAAGGTAATGGCAATTGGTGGTATACCAAAAGCATGAATGAAGGTTTCAAATACGCAGATAAATTAAATCCGCATTTTGTATTAACGCTAAATGATGATATTAAACTTGAATCCGATTACTTGCAAAAGATGATTAAAGCTATTCATCAATCCCCTTCAAATAGTATCATTGGTTCGGTTTCACTTACTGAAAATAATCCACACAAATTATTATTTTCAGGTATAAAAAAAATAAAATGGTGGAGGATGAAACTTGTGAGATACCATGAACTTTTCGAGCAAATTGATATAAAACAACAAGCTGGAATTTATAAATCAATAGCATTACCCGGACGTGGAACCTTGATACCTTTTTCAATTATAAAAGAACTTAAAATGTTCGATGCGCAATTTTTACAATATCACTCAGACTATGATTTTTGCCTAAGGGCTCGTAAAAAAGGATATTGTACCGTAATTTCATGGGAGGCTATAAATTATAGTTACGCTGCCCAAACCTCTGCTTCCACTTCTTACTTGAAAAGTTCTCTTAATTCATTTATAAAAAGCTTTTTTCAACGAAATTCCAGAATCTTTATTCTAGACCATATTCGTTTCATAAGTAGGCATGGTAACAAAATATTAATTCCCATTACATTCTTGATATTCATTTTAGCTTCCTTTAAAGCTCATTTTTTTAATAAAAAATTAAATGAAATTTAA